One segment of Rosa chinensis cultivar Old Blush chromosome 6, RchiOBHm-V2, whole genome shotgun sequence DNA contains the following:
- the LOC112169115 gene encoding protein SET DOMAIN GROUP 41 — protein sequence MEMEMRAEEEIEVGQDLTPSLPPLSFALHDSLLSSHCSSCFSPLPPQPFPPLHTPPFPNNSHHVHYCSPLCSASDSPLHLSSAEPRLLRLLHSHPSTYPHGDSSDLRAALRLLHSLPATSPPALPRISGLLTNRLRLIGHDGDLRIRDGARAMFLARTMRDAQDDDAVLEEAVLCLVLTNAVEVQDNTGRTLGIAVYDSCFSWINHSCSPNACYRFLLSSPSPPQCAETRLRIVPAGQIESGVCTKNLLTKECGKCGPRVIVRSIKKISRGEEVTITYTDLLQPKAMRQSELWSRYRFVCSCKRCSASPLTYVDRALEDIYAVNFNSSRLSSDISFNRDKATERLTDYIDDAIADYLSIGNPESSCQRLEQVLTQGLSDNQQEGNEEKSELTYWLNPLHHLSLNAYTTLASAYKILADDLLTLSSSMESIGNHVMKAFGLSRTSAAYSLLLAGAAHHLFNSESSLVVNVAHFWTIAGDSLLNLAKSSLWSEINRWDLPVSDHLELYRIAKYKCPKCSLMDKFETYSFHDPVKHADFEHASREFLDCVTNLTQKVWYFLVQGCRYLGLCKNPIDFCWLDTSKYSSECEVLTQSTGTNRGNKRSFSGSEAEEDTNQLRMYILYLGVHCLLYGEFLASICYGRYSHLTCYVHNILDREEKSSNPCH from the exons atggagatggagatgagagcCGAAGAGGAGATAGAAGTAGGACAAGACTTAACCCCATCACTCCCTCCTCTCTCTTTCGCTCTCCACGACTCCCTTCTCTCCTCTCACTGCTCTTCCTGCTTCTCTCCCCTCCCTCCTCAACCTTTTCCTCCTCTCCATACCCCTCCCTTTCCCAACAATTCCCACCATGTCCACTACTGCTCCCCACTCTGCTCCGCCTCCGATTCTCCCCTCCACCTCTCCAGCGCCGAGCCTCGCCTTCTCCGCCTCCTCCATTCCCACCCCTCCACCTACCCCCACGGCGACTCCTCCGACCTCCGCGCCGCCCTCCGCCTCCTCCACTCCCTTCCCGCCACCTCTCCCCCGGCTCTTCCCCGCATCTCCGGCCTCCTGACCAACCGCCTTAGACTCATTGGCCACGACGGTGACCTCAGAATTCGCGACGGCGCCAGGGCTATGTTTCTCGCCAGGACAATGCGGGACGCTCAGGACGACGACGCCGTTTTGGAGGAGGCTGTGCTGTGCCTGGTCCTGACCAACGCCGTCGAGGTCCAGGATAACACCGGCCGCACCCTCGGAATTGCAGTGTACGACTCCTGCTTCTCTTGGATCAACCACAGCTGTTCTCCCAATGCCTGCTACCGCTTTCTGCTGTCCTCGCCGTCACCGCCGCAGTGCGCCGAGACGCGGCTGCGTATTGTCCCCGCCGGCCAA ATTGAGAGTGGTGTTTGTACCAAGAATTTGTTAACAAAAG AATGCGGGAAATGTGGTCCAAGAGTGATAGTTAGGAGCATCAAGAAAATCAGTAGGGGGGAGGAAGTCACTATTACATACACTGACTTGTTGCAACCAAAG GCTATGAGGCAGTCTGAATTATGGTCAAGGTATCGGTTTGTGTGCTCATGTAAGAGATGTAGTGCATCACCCTTAACTTATGTTGACCGTGCTTTGGAG GATATCTATGCAGTCAATTTCAACTCTTCCAGATTGAGTTCAGATATTAGCTTCAATAGAGACAAGGCAACTGAAAGATTGACTGATTACATTGATGATGCTATAGCTGACTATCTGTCAATTGGTAATCCTGAATCTTCTTGTCAGAGGCTTGAGCAGGTACTCACACAAGGTCTTTCTGATAACCAGCAAGAgggaaatgaagaaaaatcagaGTTGACTTACTGGTTGAACCCATTGCATCACCTCTCTCTAAATGCGTACACCACATTGGCTTCAGCATATAAAATCCTTGCAGATGACCTATTAACTTTATCTTCTTCAATGGAGTCAATAGGCAATCATGTAATGAAAGCTTTTGGCTTGAGCAGGACAAGCGCAGCATACTCATTGTTGCTCGCAGGCGCAGCTCACCATCTCTTTAACTCTGAATCTTCCCTAGTTGTAAATGTTGCACATTTCTGGACGATCGCTGGGGATTCCTTGCTAAATCTTGCTAAGAGCTCACTCTGGAGTGAGATAAACAGATGGGATTTGCCCGTGTCAGACCACTTGGAACTATACCGTATTGCAAAATACAAATGTCCAAAGTGCTCATTGATGGATAAATTCGAAACTTATTCATTTCATGATCCAGTGAAGCATGCAGATTTTGAACATGCATCGAGGGAGTTTCTTGATTGTGTCACTAACTTAACACAAAAAGTTTGGTATTTTCTGGTTCAAGGTTGCCGCTATCTGGGACTATGTAAGAATCCTATAGATTTTTGCTGGCTTGACACTTCAAAATATTCAAGTGAATGTGAAGTTCTTACTCAGTCTACTGGTACTAACCGTGGGAATAAAAGGAGTTTTTCTGGAAGTGAAGCAGAGGAAGACACCAACCAGTTAAGGATGTATATTTTATATCTCGGTGTCCATTGCTTACTATATGGAGAATTTCTTGCGAGCATATGTTATGGTAGGTATTCCCATTTGACTTGTTATGTTCATAACATTTTAGATCGTGAAGAGAAATCATCAAATCCTTGTCATTGA
- the LOC121048841 gene encoding putative disease resistance protein RGA3 isoform X4 yields the protein MAEALISVLLEQLASITRQQVQLQVKLVVDVKKEVENLCHNFQAIEAVLKDAEERQVKEASVKLWLDDLKDVSNEMEDVMDDWNTEILRLQIEKQEKAAGNALETTKKKISIIFSGTSSTRLNLSYSPTTKMVLR from the exons ATGGCTGAAgcactcatttccgttctcctAGAACAATTGGCTTCAATCACCCGTCAACAGGTACAACTACAAGTGAAATTGGTAGTTGATGTTaagaaagaagttgaaaatCTCTGCCACAATTTCCAAGCTATAGAAGCCGTGCTCAAAGATGCAGAGGAGAGGCAAGTGAAGGAGGCTTCTGTTAAATTATGGCTGGATGATTTAAAGGATGTGTCCAACGAGATGGAGGACGTGATGGATGATTGGAACACTGAAATTCTGAGGCTACAAATTGAGAAACAAGAGAAAGCAGCGGGAAATGCTCTTGAAACGACTAAGAAGAAG ATCTCCATCATATTCAGCGGCACTTCCTCCACAAGACTAAATCTGTCGTATTCTCCCACCACCAAGATGGTATTACGATAG
- the LOC121048841 gene encoding putative disease resistance protein RGA3 isoform X1 codes for MAEALISVLLEQLASITRQQVQLQVKLVVDVKKEVENLCHNFQAIEAVLKDAEERQVKEASVKLWLDDLKDVSNEMEDVMDDWNTEILRLQIEKQEKAAGNALETTKKKRHFLHKTKSVVFSHHQDGITIEPKASMQNSITDSLILKLKHKPIPYILNGKTRSKMSDSGDGTFESRNLCFRRHQSTNHIPKAILKCISPCSPQRNQGQICMDQCRLSFMPNIRHRIETGQMEKDEFLKFLSM; via the exons ATGGCTGAAgcactcatttccgttctcctAGAACAATTGGCTTCAATCACCCGTCAACAGGTACAACTACAAGTGAAATTGGTAGTTGATGTTaagaaagaagttgaaaatCTCTGCCACAATTTCCAAGCTATAGAAGCCGTGCTCAAAGATGCAGAGGAGAGGCAAGTGAAGGAGGCTTCTGTTAAATTATGGCTGGATGATTTAAAGGATGTGTCCAACGAGATGGAGGACGTGATGGATGATTGGAACACTGAAATTCTGAGGCTACAAATTGAGAAACAAGAGAAAGCAGCGGGAAATGCTCTTGAAACGACTAAGAAGAAG CGGCACTTCCTCCACAAGACTAAATCTGTCGTATTCTCCCACCACCAAGATGGTATTACGATAGAACCAAAAGCCTCCATGCAAAATTCGATTACGGACAGCCTCAttctcaaattgaaacacaaaccGATCCCCTACATCCTGAACGGTAAGACCCGATCTAAGATGTCAGATAGTGGGGATGGTACCTTTGAATCCCGAAATCTTTGCTTTCGGCGCCACCAATCGACCAACCATATACCAAAGGCCATCCTGAAATGCATCAGCCCTTGCAGCCCCCAACGCAACCAGGGTCAAATCTGCATGGATCAGTGCCGCCTCAGTTTCATGCCCAATATCCGCCATCGAATAGAGACAGGTCAGATGGAGAAAGAtgagtttttgaagtttttatcgATGTAG
- the LOC121048841 gene encoding putative disease resistance protein RGA3 isoform X2 — translation MAEALISVLLEQLASITRQQVQLQVKLVVDVKKEVENLCHNFQAIEAVLKDAEERQVKEASVKLWLDDLKDVSNEMEDVMDDWNTEILRLQIEKQEKAAGNALETTKKKDQACKIDQSLPSDQAPDLLCTADLQTLIFHSTHKIVLQGGYGRDLEEEEIPELGRIGRGVARNGKSNPVNPLPLFRLSISV, via the exons ATGGCTGAAgcactcatttccgttctcctAGAACAATTGGCTTCAATCACCCGTCAACAGGTACAACTACAAGTGAAATTGGTAGTTGATGTTaagaaagaagttgaaaatCTCTGCCACAATTTCCAAGCTATAGAAGCCGTGCTCAAAGATGCAGAGGAGAGGCAAGTGAAGGAGGCTTCTGTTAAATTATGGCTGGATGATTTAAAGGATGTGTCCAACGAGATGGAGGACGTGATGGATGATTGGAACACTGAAATTCTGAGGCTACAAATTGAGAAACAAGAGAAAGCAGCGGGAAATGCTCTTGAAACGACTAAGAAGAAG gatcaagcttgcaagatcgaTCAATCTCTGCCGTCTGATCAAGCTCCAGATTTGTTGTGCACCGCTGATCTTCAAACCTTGATTTTTCActccacacacaaaatcgtccttcaaggcgggTATGGGCGTGatctagaggaggaggagattccagaACTGGGAAGGATCGGTCGAGGAGTCGCTAGAAATGGAAAATCTAACCCGGTTAATCCGTTGCCATTGTTTCGGCTTTCGATCTCTGTTTGA
- the LOC121048841 gene encoding putative disease resistance protein RGA3 isoform X3 — protein sequence MAEALISVLLEQLASITRQQVQLQVKLVVDVKKEVENLCHNFQAIEAVLKDAEERQVKEASVKLWLDDLKDVSNEMEDVMDDWNTEILRLQIEKQEKAAGNALETTKKKATRRMRRLRHRPSVKSDAKGVKGAGPATKEK from the exons ATGGCTGAAgcactcatttccgttctcctAGAACAATTGGCTTCAATCACCCGTCAACAGGTACAACTACAAGTGAAATTGGTAGTTGATGTTaagaaagaagttgaaaatCTCTGCCACAATTTCCAAGCTATAGAAGCCGTGCTCAAAGATGCAGAGGAGAGGCAAGTGAAGGAGGCTTCTGTTAAATTATGGCTGGATGATTTAAAGGATGTGTCCAACGAGATGGAGGACGTGATGGATGATTGGAACACTGAAATTCTGAGGCTACAAATTGAGAAACAAGAGAAAGCAGCGGGAAATGCTCTTGAAACGACTAAGAAGAAG GCGACGAGGCGGATGAGGCGGTTGAGGCATCGACCAAGCGTGAAAAGTGACGCCAAAGGCGTCAAAGGCGCAGGCCcagcaacaaaagaaaaatga
- the LOC112169268 gene encoding putative disease resistance protein RGA3 → MLLSESNLEGQNLTVIPIVGMGGIGKTTLSQLAYNDEKVKANFTKRIWVCVSDPFDELNIAKAIIGALDGNVNSISNDLEAFFQCVHKSIEGKKFLLVLDDVWNQDYRKWENLKLPLHNGAVGSKIIVTTRKEEVARMMGAPDNTINLKVLSEENCWSLFTRIAFTNRNQDDCQILEPIGKEIVKKCKGLPLIAKTLGGLMRCKKTKKEWQDVLNSEIWELDIVEQQVFQPLLLSYYDLTSIIKRCLLYCVTFPKNHIIEKEILIELWMSQGFLGSFGNKEKTMINIGESYFDNLVMRFFFQNLKKDEFGDIEHCQMHDIVHDFLQYLTKNECLIVEKKGAEERIEFPADNKLRHLTIMFAPIGRFTLSFDHCQRLRTITTFNCKITSFTRELILQLKCVRTLNLSDNYIEEIPDEVGGLVHLRYLDLSRNRKLKKLPDSLCNLVNLQTLRVDWCISLEKFPEAMGKLTSLQHLHANLGFCDIDKLLKLPKSIAMLKSLRTLDVEPVLLIEGEGEGGDEERLRLNDLRDMDELQGKLWIVLKGKLKDSAACDVENGLLVNKKHLLHLKLGFACESEGNQSTIEEAVLNVLQPNSNLESLWIRGYDGRTLYPSWTSSLINLKSLTFSWCLVCNYVPLSVLGNLGSLERLRFDVMPQVKKVGFEYSLDHQVILFPNLKQLEFAEMPEWEEWDYHENDATSSSPTFFMPRLSTLSIEWCYKLKTLPDFLTRKTPLLQKLIINDCPIVSKSCKDRQGPVCSKISHIPNIHIEWKTIQKDGVWIKQ, encoded by the coding sequence ATGTTGTTGAGTGAGAGTAATCTTGAAGGGCAAAACCTCACTGTCATCCCAATTGTAGGGATGGGTGGAATTGGTAAAACAACCCTTTCGCAACTAGCATATAATGACGAAAAAGTGAAGGCTAATTTCACAAAAAGAATATGGGTTTGTGTCTCAGACCCATTTGATGAGCTCAACATAGCCAAAGCCATCATTGGAGCCCTTGATGGAAATGTCAATTCCATTTCGAATGACCTAGAAGCTTTCTTCCAATGTGTGCACAAGTCTATCGAGGGGAAAAAGTTTCTCCTTGTCTTAGATGATGTGTGGAACCAAGACTATAGGAAGTGGGAAAATTTGAAGCTACCTTTACATAATGGTGCTGTAGGTAGTAAAATAATAGTCACTACACGAAAAGAAGAAGTAGCTAGGATGATGGGAGCACCCGATAACACAATCAATTTGAAGGTGTTAAGTGAAGAAAATTGTTGGTCACTGTTCACTAGAATTGCCTTTACCAACAGAAACCAAGATGATTGTCAAATTTTGGAACCTATTGGTAAGGAAATTGTAAAGAAGTGCAAAGGGTTGCCACTTATTGCCAAGACTTTAGGTGGTCTCATGCGTtgtaagaaaacaaagaaagaatggcaagatgttTTGAATAGTGAGATATGGGAGTTAGACATAGTGGAGCAACAAGTTTTCCAACCGTTGTTACTAAGTTATTATGATTTAACTTCAATAATCAAGCGTTGTCTCTTATATTGTGTTACCTTCCCAAAAAATCATataattgaaaaagaaattttgattGAGTTGTGGATGTCACAAGGTTTTCTTGGTTCATTTGGGAACAAAGAAAAGACAATGATAAACATTGGAGAATCATATTTCGATAACTTGGTAATGCgatttttcttccaaaatttgAAGAAAGATGAATTTGGAGATATTGAACATTGCCAAATGCATGATATTGTGCACGACTTTCTCCAATATTTAACCAAAAATGAATGTTTAATCGTTGAGAAAAAAGGTGCTGAGGAGAGAATAGAATTTCCAGCAGACAATAAGCTCCGTCATTTGACCATAATGTTTGCACCGATAGGACGTTTTACCCTTTCTTTTGACCATTGCCAACGTCTGCGGACCATTACAACATTTAATTGTAAAATTACAAGTTTTACGCGAGAGTTGATTTTACAATTAAAATGCGTGAGGACGTTGAATTTGAGTGACAACTATATTGAAGAAATTCCGGACGAGGTTGGCGGGTTGGTGCACTTGAGGTATTTGGATTTATCTCGTAATCGGAAGCTGAAGAAATTACCTGATAGTTTGTGTAATTTAGTCAATTTGCAAACCTTGCGAGTTGATTGGTGCATTAGCCTTGAAAAGTTCCCCGAGGCCATGGGAAAGTTGACCAGCTTGCAGCATCTTCATGCTAATCTTGGTTTTTGCGACATTGATAAACTACTGAAGCTGCCCAAATCAATTGCGATGTTGAAAAGTCTACGGACGCTAGATGTTGAACCTGTGTTATTAATTGAAGGTGAAGGTGAAGGTGGAGATGAAGAACGATTGAGGTTAAATGATTTGAGAGACATGGACGAGCTTCAGGGGAAACTTTGGATCGTATTAAAGGGCAAATTGAAAGATAGTGCGGCGTGTGATGTGGAGAATGGCCTATTGGTGAATAAGAAACACCTTCTTCATTTGAAACTAGGGTTCGCCTGTGAAAGCGAGGGCAACCAGAGTACCATCGAGGAAGCAGTATTGAATGTCTTACAACCAAATTCAAATCTTGAATCCTTATGGATCAGAGGTTACGATGGCAGAACCCTGTACCCCAGTTGGACCTCCTCTTTAATTAACTTGAAAAGCCTAACCTTCTCTTGGTGCTTGGTTTGTAACTATGTGCCTCTTTCGGTTTTGGGCAACTTGGGGTCCCTTGAGAGACTCAGATTTGATGTCATGCCACAAGTGAAAAAGGTTGGATTTGAGTACTCACTTGATCATCAAGTTATATTGTTCCCCAATCTGAAACAGCTCGAGTTCGCTGAAATGCCGGAGTGGGAAGAATGGGATTATCATGAGAATGATGCTACTTCATCGTCACCAACTTTTTTCATGCCACGCCTTTCTACTTTATCCATTGAATGGTGCTATAAGCTGAAGACATTGCCAGACTTCCTTACAAGGAAGACGCCGCTGCTTCAGAAGTTGATCATCAACGATTGTCCCATTGTCTCCAAAAGTTGCAAAGACAGGCAAGGCCCGGTGTGTTCCAAGATTTCTCACATCCCAAACATCCATATTGAATGGAAAACTATACAAAAAGATGGAGTTTGGATCAAACAGTAG